The Sphingobium sp. BYY-5 genome includes a window with the following:
- a CDS encoding histidine kinase encodes MIGFNPIQYIPVKLTVSLASVLLTAMVSHIIVMMRLRNISFQLLCSAILSVISSFLVNSIDFILFKYANISVGIVYNIENFCYSLFFGISLFFGWFCFFIAYMYNLKITSQDRSMIVIKEEVVSAKMQALYYQLNPHLLFNSLNSIIGLIEEGASSQASRMVISLSSFLRRTLERDPLRDLTLAEELRLQSEYLAIEKERFSDRIQVVLHVPEELEDALIPGLILQPLIENAVKHGLRYASGDLKITIIASRDENWLQLSVDNVSETAEMIQIVDQPGLGVGLANVAHRIRARFPEGGSLTAGQIAPAHFRATLTMPLRVA; translated from the coding sequence TTGATCGGATTTAATCCCATTCAATATATCCCCGTAAAGCTGACTGTTTCGCTTGCGTCCGTGCTTTTGACTGCCATGGTGTCGCATATCATCGTGATGATGAGATTAAGGAATATTTCATTTCAGCTATTATGTTCAGCTATATTATCTGTTATTTCATCATTTTTAGTAAATTCGATCGATTTCATTCTATTTAAATATGCTAATATTTCTGTTGGCATCGTGTACAATATTGAGAATTTCTGCTATTCTCTTTTCTTTGGCATATCTCTATTTTTTGGATGGTTCTGCTTCTTTATTGCGTATATGTATAATTTGAAGATAACATCTCAAGACCGGAGCATGATTGTAATAAAAGAAGAGGTTGTATCCGCGAAGATGCAGGCCTTATATTATCAACTCAATCCACATTTGCTTTTCAATTCTCTCAATTCAATTATCGGATTGATCGAAGAAGGTGCTTCGTCCCAGGCGAGCCGAATGGTGATATCCCTTTCGTCGTTCCTGCGCAGAACCCTCGAAAGAGACCCCTTGCGCGATCTGACGCTTGCCGAGGAACTGAGGCTGCAATCCGAATATCTGGCGATCGAAAAGGAACGGTTTTCGGATCGCATTCAAGTGGTTCTGCACGTTCCCGAAGAGCTTGAAGACGCGCTCATCCCCGGCCTTATCCTGCAACCGTTGATCGAAAATGCCGTCAAACATGGGTTGCGATACGCATCGGGCGATCTCAAGATCACGATCATCGCGTCGCGGGACGAGAATTGGTTGCAACTGTCCGTCGACAATGTTTCCGAAACTGCGGAGATGATCCAGATTGTCGACCAACCCGGCCTGGGTGTGGGGCTTGCGAATGTCGCGCACCGTATAAGGGCGCGCTTTCCGGAAGGCGGCTCCTTGACCGCGGGACAGATTGCCCCGGCCCATTTCCGCGCCACCCTCACCATGCCGTTGCGGGTCGCGTAG
- a CDS encoding cupin-like domain-containing protein: MIRSDNRQFANAQADPDIGYIIDAPHEGAPLIITFGFVDWAALPKFDFVGRLRKLEATTGQPLNLILIRDTANFWYQHGVDGLGRDVDAVAASLRHIIADLRPSSICTVGQSMGGYAAILFGALLGVDQVLAFGPLSYLRSDWARRDGDLRWLSVMETLDRHPPARRYDDLTALLAGLPHPPVHILFGTGAEAEGGLNMDEVHARRFSGIAGVTVERIPEAPHAVVKWLIDTGHMDNILLLWWSPVANPGRERPRNIMPSCDAALPEEVVHDVFNDGWRAWIGENLALGASPEGLLPALVAHNFHPGEARREIDKAYRSPYLQAARRLASRVAKRDWTLDVQQRVRAMGARDNAGIERRHKLDRATFLNDYYSANRPVVITGMMEDWPALGWTPEQLVCTFAGRQVEVQVNRSANPHYEMQADSHGTTMAFDAFMARIMAMGESNDIYMTARNGGANASALSELWDGIVQIPEYLDGGNPANRGFFWIGPPGTVTPTHHDLTNNFMAQITGRKRVHLADGLQVANLYNHLHVYSEVDLEKVDYDRFPRMQNVDIFCHDLAPGELLFIPVGWWHHVRALDFSMTVTFTNFLFDNDFCSTYQSYQTV; encoded by the coding sequence ATGATACGATCCGACAACAGGCAATTCGCGAATGCGCAAGCCGATCCCGACATCGGCTATATCATCGACGCCCCGCATGAAGGGGCGCCGCTCATCATCACCTTCGGCTTCGTCGATTGGGCAGCTCTTCCCAAATTCGATTTCGTCGGCCGCCTCCGCAAGCTGGAGGCGACGACCGGCCAGCCGCTCAACCTGATCCTGATCCGCGATACCGCCAATTTCTGGTATCAGCATGGGGTGGACGGACTGGGACGGGATGTCGATGCGGTCGCGGCATCGCTGCGCCATATCATTGCCGATCTGCGCCCCAGTTCGATCTGCACCGTGGGGCAATCGATGGGTGGCTATGCGGCGATCCTGTTTGGCGCGCTGCTGGGCGTGGACCAGGTGCTTGCCTTTGGCCCGCTATCCTATCTTCGCAGCGACTGGGCGCGGCGCGACGGTGACCTGCGCTGGCTCAGCGTCATGGAGACGCTCGATCGTCATCCTCCTGCCAGGCGATATGACGACCTGACCGCCTTGCTTGCCGGTCTGCCTCATCCCCCTGTCCACATCCTGTTCGGTACAGGCGCGGAGGCGGAGGGTGGCCTCAACATGGATGAGGTTCATGCGCGCCGGTTCAGCGGCATAGCGGGGGTCACTGTCGAACGAATCCCCGAAGCGCCCCATGCCGTGGTGAAATGGCTCATCGACACGGGCCATATGGACAATATTCTTCTGCTATGGTGGTCGCCCGTTGCAAATCCGGGAAGGGAAAGGCCCAGGAATATCATGCCGTCCTGCGATGCCGCCTTGCCGGAGGAAGTCGTCCATGACGTTTTCAATGATGGCTGGCGGGCCTGGATCGGCGAGAATCTCGCGCTGGGCGCTTCGCCGGAAGGGCTGCTGCCGGCCCTGGTCGCTCATAATTTCCATCCAGGCGAAGCGCGGCGCGAAATCGACAAGGCCTATCGCAGCCCCTATCTGCAGGCGGCGCGGCGTCTGGCCAGCCGTGTCGCCAAACGCGACTGGACCCTGGACGTGCAGCAAAGAGTGCGTGCGATGGGCGCGCGCGACAACGCCGGGATCGAGCGCCGTCACAAGCTCGACCGCGCGACATTCCTCAACGACTATTACAGCGCCAACCGGCCGGTGGTCATCACCGGGATGATGGAGGACTGGCCGGCGCTCGGCTGGACGCCTGAGCAGCTTGTCTGCACCTTTGCCGGTCGCCAGGTCGAGGTTCAGGTCAATCGCAGCGCCAACCCGCATTATGAAATGCAGGCCGACAGCCATGGCACGACGATGGCTTTTGATGCGTTCATGGCGCGCATCATGGCCATGGGAGAAAGCAACGACATCTACATGACCGCCAGAAATGGCGGCGCCAATGCATCAGCCCTGAGCGAATTGTGGGACGGGATCGTCCAGATCCCCGAATATCTCGACGGCGGCAATCCGGCTAATCGTGGTTTCTTCTGGATCGGGCCGCCCGGCACGGTCACGCCGACGCATCATGACCTGACCAATAATTTCATGGCGCAGATCACCGGGCGCAAGCGCGTGCATCTGGCTGACGGGTTGCAGGTCGCCAATCTGTATAATCATCTCCATGTCTACAGCGAAGTCGATCTTGAGAAGGTCGACTATGACCGTTTCCCAAGGATGCAGAACGTCGATATCTTTTGCCACGATCTCGCGCCGGGAGAGTTGCTGTTCATTCCGGTCGGATGGTGGCACCATGTCCGCGCGCTGGATTTCAGCATGACCGTGACGTTCACAAACTTCCTGTTCGACAACGATTTTTGCTCGACATACCAGTCCTATCAAACCGTCTGA
- a CDS encoding autotransporter outer membrane beta-barrel domain-containing protein, whose protein sequence is MIRTIVGFRQALGASTALGNELVLAALLPLPVILMAVPNHAIAQNTVLDSGSTTWSTDHSVAEALVVGQTKPDVSLTINDGADVVVAKAVTIGERGGSSGLITVSGVGSKLEVTRTTSILNNLLVLGGGGLGTLVVENGGQVSVRDIVMGNAATVDNSGGILKVSGAGSVITADTLRNNTWDNDVNDAGAITIENGGKIATITVDIGGAPADDSSTANQTLITGQGSLWANSGTFTNYRSMTIQDGGKLTTADAELHGMSTSLATTYVTGAGSSFTASGKISIGDDSNHNLVIANGASLSAQEIVLGGSPLSGVNLGALTFGGKVTFNVFDEATSVAAEAAGTLNQDARITFAGRDGQLLFNHTATGYEFKNAIAGDGTIVSLAGETILSGDMTKFLGTDSVTGGVVVKGGSRLVFNSDFGTDASNDGRYGITGPSSLILVDDGTLVVKGETGHVFSNFLGNQNYTSHVYVGGQTDANPNGFGRLAGTGTVGSVRLYGRFSGSSKHAVISPGDNGIGTLTVLGQLEFGDNSIYEADIRGDGSSDLIRVLPVGTSAPGPLQGGVRIGNGVNVEVTALDPTVSYQNGQTYTILTAGGGIEGSFAQAVSKSAFLDVSLDHQANQVDLKIAVTPTPTPTPTPTPTPTPTPTPTPTPTPTPTPTPTPTPTPTPTPTPTPTPTPTPTPTPTPTPTPTPTPTPTPTPTPTPTPTPTPTPTPPLVFQDVAETANQYNTAIALNTLKQSGPSLALYNALLVLDASEARAAFDSLSGSVHASAQSTLLMQSQSLREAAFDRLHSTLEEAEPKEVAALDYGYNDYARDKAAQPELAIWGQGLGNWSRLGQDGNGTRVRNSTGGLLLGLDGAVGSNARLGAFAGYSRDDFNVRRQLSKGKSDNIHLGLYGGAQWDNVSLRAGLSYTWHDVSTDRIVAFPGLSDRLKADYKGNSFQSFGELAWRHRTGNVTIEPYANIAYVRLDLDDFAEKSVVTDGGAAALAVKSQRMNTLFTTLGMRGSSEFSLANVQAIAFGGLGWRHAFKDTTPFATMTLPDTTGSFLIAGAPIAKDAATVRAGLGFQTSDNVSATISYNGDFGSGITAHGVTGRLSIRF, encoded by the coding sequence ATGATCAGGACGATCGTGGGCTTTAGGCAAGCCCTTGGCGCCTCGACGGCGCTTGGCAATGAACTGGTGTTGGCGGCGCTGCTGCCGCTGCCTGTCATTCTGATGGCGGTTCCGAACCATGCGATCGCGCAGAACACCGTGCTCGACAGTGGTTCCACGACCTGGTCCACGGACCACAGCGTTGCCGAAGCGCTCGTCGTGGGGCAGACGAAGCCCGACGTCTCGCTCACGATCAACGATGGCGCGGACGTCGTGGTGGCCAAGGCGGTCACGATCGGCGAGCGCGGCGGATCGTCGGGCCTGATCACCGTCTCCGGTGTCGGTTCCAAACTGGAAGTGACGCGCACCACCAGCATCCTCAACAACCTGCTCGTGCTCGGCGGAGGCGGCTTGGGCACGCTTGTCGTGGAGAACGGCGGACAGGTTTCGGTGCGCGACATCGTCATGGGGAACGCCGCGACGGTCGACAACAGTGGCGGCATCCTCAAGGTGAGCGGCGCCGGCTCTGTGATCACAGCCGACACGCTGCGCAACAACACGTGGGACAACGACGTCAACGACGCGGGCGCGATCACGATCGAGAATGGCGGCAAGATCGCTACGATCACCGTCGATATAGGCGGAGCGCCTGCGGACGATTCGAGCACGGCGAACCAGACGCTGATCACCGGACAAGGCTCGCTGTGGGCGAACAGCGGCACTTTCACCAACTACCGCAGCATGACCATCCAGGACGGCGGCAAGCTGACCACGGCGGATGCCGAACTGCACGGCATGTCCACGTCGCTGGCGACGACCTATGTCACCGGCGCTGGTTCGTCCTTCACGGCCAGCGGCAAGATTTCGATCGGCGACGACAGCAACCATAATCTTGTCATCGCGAACGGCGCCAGCCTGTCGGCGCAGGAGATCGTGCTGGGTGGCAGCCCGCTCAGCGGCGTCAACCTCGGCGCGCTCACCTTTGGCGGCAAGGTGACGTTCAACGTCTTCGACGAGGCGACCTCGGTCGCGGCGGAGGCGGCGGGCACGCTCAACCAGGATGCGCGCATCACCTTCGCGGGACGGGATGGCCAGCTTCTCTTCAACCACACGGCCACCGGCTATGAATTCAAGAATGCCATCGCTGGCGACGGAACGATCGTCAGCCTGGCCGGCGAGACGATCCTGTCGGGTGACATGACCAAGTTCCTGGGCACCGACAGTGTGACCGGCGGCGTGGTCGTGAAGGGCGGCAGCCGGTTGGTCTTCAACAGCGATTTCGGAACTGACGCCAGCAATGACGGCAGATATGGCATCACCGGGCCCAGCTCGCTCATCCTCGTCGACGACGGTACCCTCGTCGTCAAGGGCGAGACCGGGCATGTCTTCAGCAATTTCCTGGGCAACCAGAACTATACCAGCCATGTCTATGTCGGTGGCCAGACCGACGCGAATCCGAACGGTTTCGGGCGTCTGGCGGGAACCGGGACCGTGGGGTCGGTACGGCTCTACGGGCGGTTCTCCGGCAGCAGCAAGCATGCTGTCATCTCGCCTGGCGACAATGGGATCGGCACTCTGACCGTGCTGGGCCAACTCGAATTCGGCGACAATTCGATCTACGAGGCCGATATTCGGGGCGACGGCAGCAGCGACCTCATCCGGGTGCTTCCGGTCGGCACCAGCGCGCCTGGCCCCTTGCAGGGTGGCGTACGGATCGGCAACGGCGTCAATGTCGAAGTGACCGCGCTCGATCCAACGGTCAGCTATCAGAACGGTCAGACCTACACCATCCTGACGGCTGGGGGGGGTATTGAAGGCAGCTTCGCGCAGGCGGTGTCCAAATCCGCATTTCTCGACGTAAGCCTTGACCATCAGGCGAACCAGGTCGACCTGAAAATCGCGGTGACTCCGACGCCCACTCCGACGCCCACTCCGACGCCCACTCCGACGCCCACTCCGACGCCCACTCCGACGCCCACTCCGACGCCCACTCCGACGCCCACTCCGACGCCCACTCCGACGCCCACTCCGACGCCCACTCCGACGCCCACTCCGACGCCCACTCCGACGCCTACTCCGACGCCCACTCCGACGCCAACCCCTACGCCCACACCGACGCCCACTCCGACGCCAACGCCAACACCAACTCCGACGCCCACACCACCGCTTGTTTTCCAGGATGTTGCGGAAACGGCGAACCAGTACAACACGGCCATCGCGCTCAACACGCTCAAGCAGAGTGGACCATCACTTGCGCTGTATAATGCCCTACTTGTGCTCGATGCGTCCGAAGCGCGTGCCGCGTTCGACAGCTTGTCGGGCAGTGTCCATGCCTCGGCGCAATCGACGTTGCTGATGCAAAGCCAGTCCCTGCGGGAAGCCGCGTTCGACCGGCTGCACAGCACGCTGGAAGAGGCCGAGCCGAAGGAAGTCGCCGCGCTCGACTATGGCTATAACGACTATGCGCGCGACAAGGCAGCGCAGCCCGAACTCGCCATATGGGGCCAGGGGCTGGGCAATTGGAGCCGCCTGGGCCAGGATGGAAATGGAACCCGTGTGCGCAATTCTACCGGCGGCCTGCTGCTGGGGCTTGATGGCGCAGTTGGATCGAATGCGCGGCTGGGCGCGTTTGCGGGCTACAGCCGTGACGATTTCAACGTCCGGCGGCAGTTATCGAAGGGCAAGAGCGATAATATCCACCTTGGCCTTTACGGTGGTGCGCAATGGGACAATGTGTCGCTGCGCGCGGGCCTGTCCTATACATGGCATGATGTTTCGACCGACAGGATCGTGGCCTTCCCCGGCTTGAGCGATCGCCTGAAGGCGGATTACAAGGGCAACAGCTTCCAGTCGTTCGGCGAGCTTGCATGGCGGCATCGCACAGGCAACGTCACGATCGAGCCTTATGCCAATATCGCCTATGTGCGGCTCGATCTCGACGATTTTGCCGAGAAGAGTGTGGTGACCGATGGCGGGGCCGCCGCGTTGGCCGTGAAGTCGCAGCGCATGAACACGCTATTCACGACCCTGGGTATGCGCGGGTCGAGCGAGTTCAGCCTGGCCAATGTGCAGGCGATCGCATTTGGCGGCCTGGGATGGCGCCATGCCTTCAAGGACACCACGCCGTTTGCGACGATGACCCTGCCTGACACCACCGGATCGTTCCTGATCGCGGGCGCGCCGATTGCCAAGGATGCGGCGACCGTGCGGGCCGGGCTGGGTTTCCAGACATCGGACAATGTTTCGGCCACGATCTCCTATAATGGGGATTTCGGGTCCGGCATAACGGCCCATGGCGTTACGGGGCGGCTGAGCATCCGCTTCTGA
- a CDS encoding LytTR family DNA-binding domain-containing protein, with the protein MSEISILIVDDEPLARRRLTRQLARIDNVRIIGEAGNAAEAYDLVMTLGPDVLLLDIQMPGESGFDLLDRLNAAMPVVIFATAFDHHAIRAFDASAVDYVTKPIEPVRLEAAIVRAKTAVAAKARDEKVAELHETVAALRHALRAHENRTIEFWVKSKEDYLRILSDQIIRFQAERDYVRIHSGDESYLHHESLASLEQRLDPMQFIRIHRGAIVRRDCIKRLRQAPFASLIAVLADESEIRVGRTYSSKIRALISQKQSWF; encoded by the coding sequence ATGAGCGAGATATCGATCCTGATCGTCGATGATGAGCCATTGGCGCGGCGACGCTTGACGCGGCAGTTGGCCAGGATCGACAATGTGCGGATCATAGGCGAGGCCGGCAACGCCGCGGAGGCTTACGACCTTGTCATGACACTTGGCCCGGATGTCCTGCTGCTCGATATCCAAATGCCTGGCGAAAGCGGTTTCGATCTGCTCGATCGGCTGAACGCCGCCATGCCCGTGGTGATTTTCGCTACCGCCTTCGATCATCATGCCATTCGCGCCTTTGACGCCAGCGCCGTGGACTATGTCACCAAGCCGATCGAGCCGGTCCGCCTGGAAGCTGCCATTGTCCGGGCAAAAACCGCCGTCGCGGCCAAGGCCAGGGACGAAAAGGTAGCGGAGCTGCACGAAACCGTCGCGGCTTTGCGCCATGCTCTACGAGCCCATGAAAATCGGACAATCGAATTCTGGGTAAAATCAAAAGAGGATTATCTTCGTATCCTCTCCGACCAGATCATCCGTTTTCAGGCCGAACGCGACTATGTCCGTATCCATAGCGGTGATGAATCCTATCTGCACCATGAGAGCCTGGCATCGCTGGAACAGCGCCTTGATCCGATGCAGTTCATTCGGATCCATCGAGGTGCGATTGTCCGCCGCGATTGCATCAAGCGACTGCGACAGGCGCCGTTTGCCTCGTTGATCGCTGTCCTGGCGGATGAAAGCGAAATCCGGGTCGGCCGAACCTACTCCAGTAAAATCCGTGCATTGATCTCACAAAAGCAAAGCTGGTTTTAG
- a CDS encoding histidine-type phosphatase, with protein MKHWVQRGIRLLIWIAAMSSGATAMATPRTDLIVERAVLVMRHGIRAPLDGEVPRDTRTDKPWVSWPVAQSAITPHGERALEIVAAADRQMLAARGLLPRTGCPDAYIHTNSSIRTIASGHAYARGFAPGCTIAIAHRPIGEADPVFEPLRARATDFDAKEAVTAINRETGGMAHLVERHGAALAELDRVLGCTPRGTGCVPAGDPALTASADGRDITLSGAIRATSGIAQVLLLEYVEGMPLANVGWGRVDSDGLRRLGALHAALFAVYTKPSYMAAHQSAALGREVLDALDAGAPHRFEIVMGHDTNVTALAAALGVELDAPGYAINDVPPGGALLLERIRDQRSGRSFARVSYRTQSPDALRHLSPAVSVTPLKVTGCGKILCPIEKFERLLKSRISGVE; from the coding sequence ATGAAGCATTGGGTACAGCGGGGCATCCGCCTGCTCATATGGATCGCAGCCATGTCATCCGGCGCGACCGCCATGGCGACGCCGCGCACCGATCTGATCGTTGAGCGAGCGGTGCTCGTCATGCGCCATGGCATAAGGGCGCCGCTCGACGGCGAAGTGCCAAGAGATACACGCACGGACAAGCCCTGGGTAAGCTGGCCGGTGGCGCAGAGCGCGATAACACCGCATGGCGAACGCGCGCTTGAGATCGTTGCAGCAGCCGACCGCCAAATGCTCGCAGCGCGGGGGCTGTTGCCCCGTACCGGTTGTCCGGACGCCTATATTCATACGAACAGTTCGATCCGGACGATCGCGAGCGGTCATGCCTATGCCCGCGGTTTCGCGCCCGGTTGCACCATCGCTATCGCGCATCGCCCGATCGGGGAGGCCGATCCCGTCTTCGAACCGTTACGGGCGCGCGCCACGGATTTCGATGCGAAGGAAGCCGTAACCGCCATCAATCGCGAAACCGGGGGCATGGCGCATCTGGTCGAACGTCACGGGGCAGCGCTTGCAGAACTGGATCGGGTGCTTGGATGTACGCCGCGTGGGACCGGGTGTGTCCCGGCGGGCGATCCCGCTCTGACCGCGAGCGCTGACGGGCGCGATATCACCCTGTCCGGCGCCATTCGCGCAACATCGGGGATCGCGCAGGTGCTGCTGCTCGAATATGTGGAAGGGATGCCGCTTGCCAATGTCGGGTGGGGGCGGGTTGATAGTGACGGCCTTCGACGCCTTGGCGCGCTCCATGCCGCCCTGTTCGCGGTTTATACCAAGCCATCCTACATGGCGGCGCATCAAAGCGCTGCGCTGGGTCGCGAAGTTCTGGATGCTCTGGATGCCGGGGCGCCACACCGGTTTGAGATAGTGATGGGGCACGATACCAACGTAACGGCCCTGGCGGCCGCTTTGGGCGTTGAACTGGACGCGCCCGGCTATGCCATCAATGACGTTCCGCCGGGTGGTGCGCTCCTCCTCGAACGGATCAGGGACCAGCGATCGGGGCGGTCCTTCGCGCGTGTATCTTACAGAACCCAATCGCCTGACGCCTTGCGCCATCTTTCACCGGCTGTGTCCGTCACTCCCCTCAAGGTCACGGGATGCGGCAAAATATTATGCCCTATCGAGAAGTTTGAACGGCTGTTGAAGTCCCGTATCTCCGGCGTTGAATAG
- a CDS encoding histidine kinase, protein MEKANERAPFGGDKSRICRATLRLGLIYWAIVFISSSILWGIVGTDPIKSAMGKIEVYSISALIGFGLAALLYRLGNLSVVWKMVLCSALSILIAPVYALLDFCAYVICVYPTPISLDWEDFGYTMVYGASLFFGWFCMFLWLLYSFEIRDHEQWLAAAREESLSAQMRALRYQINPHFLFNTLNSIAGLVEEGAATQAERMILALSDFLRTTLTLDPFHDVRLEEELALQAGYLEIERERFSDRMDVKINVAPELHNALVPSLILQPLIENAVKHGVGGAPGKVEIVIRATSTGQSLSLSVENDAPPPETSQARRIESTGIGLKNVADRVAARFPGIGSFTAAHTSSGRFRASLVLPLRLA, encoded by the coding sequence ATGGAAAAAGCAAATGAAAGGGCGCCATTCGGCGGCGACAAGTCCCGCATATGTCGTGCAACGCTTCGCCTCGGCCTCATTTACTGGGCGATCGTCTTCATTTCTTCGAGCATTCTTTGGGGCATCGTCGGCACTGACCCGATCAAGTCGGCAATGGGCAAGATCGAAGTGTATTCCATTAGTGCCCTGATAGGATTCGGCCTTGCCGCCTTGTTGTACCGATTGGGCAACTTGTCGGTGGTATGGAAGATGGTGCTATGTTCCGCACTATCGATCCTGATCGCCCCCGTTTATGCCCTTCTTGATTTTTGCGCATATGTCATTTGCGTTTATCCAACGCCCATATCGTTGGATTGGGAAGATTTCGGCTACACGATGGTCTACGGAGCTTCCCTGTTCTTCGGTTGGTTCTGCATGTTCCTGTGGCTTCTCTACAGTTTCGAGATCCGCGATCATGAACAATGGCTGGCGGCCGCGCGCGAAGAAAGCCTGTCCGCACAAATGCGAGCCTTGCGCTACCAGATCAATCCGCACTTCCTGTTCAACACGCTCAATTCCATCGCCGGGCTTGTCGAGGAAGGCGCCGCCACCCAGGCCGAACGCATGATATTGGCGCTGTCCGATTTCCTGCGCACCACCTTGACGCTCGATCCGTTTCATGACGTTCGTCTGGAAGAAGAGCTGGCGCTGCAGGCCGGCTATCTGGAAATCGAGCGCGAACGCTTTTCGGATCGCATGGACGTGAAGATCAACGTTGCCCCCGAACTGCACAACGCCCTGGTGCCAAGCCTGATTCTGCAACCGTTGATCGAAAATGCGGTGAAGCATGGGGTCGGCGGAGCACCGGGCAAAGTAGAGATCGTCATCCGCGCGACGTCCACGGGACAAAGCCTCAGCCTGTCCGTGGAAAATGATGCGCCTCCCCCCGAAACATCCCAGGCACGGCGTATCGAAAGCACGGGAATAGGGTTGAAGAATGTCGCCGATCGCGTCGCGGCGCGTTTTCCGGGGATCGGTTCCTTCACCGCCGCGCATACTTCATCGGGCCGTTTTCGCGCCTCGCTCGTCCTGCCGTTGAGGCTTGCATGA
- a CDS encoding Ca2+-dependent phosphoinositide-specific phospholipase C: MRRIALTAAVAAAALTLVGAAEPVAMNDIQVVGSHNSFKARIPVAVMARIRAMEPKLADGLDYYHLPLTRQLDAGVRQIELDIFADPQGGRYADPKGEQWAREAGEVTGFDRAAMLKPGFKTFHIPDVDYLSICGATLVKCLTEVDRWSRGHPDHLPIMITINAADMPSNRPGISNPLPLDDKGLLDALDTEIRSVLPGKRLITPDDVRGDAATLRDAVRDHGWPSLDAARGRIYILLDVRDAVSNAYRAGHPSLAGRAMFGWYPDDQPESAIQIVQDPLVDGAKIQNWVKQGLIVRTRTDANTVEARAHDHAKAEAAMASGAQAVSTDYYPGAPDPLKLDFKVTLPDGAMARCSPVRVPAACSLRP, from the coding sequence ATGCGCAGGATCGCCCTGACCGCCGCTGTTGCCGCCGCCGCGCTGACCCTGGTCGGCGCGGCGGAGCCGGTGGCGATGAACGACATTCAGGTCGTTGGCTCTCATAACAGCTTCAAGGCCCGCATTCCCGTGGCGGTGATGGCCAGGATACGGGCCATGGAACCCAAGCTGGCCGATGGCCTTGATTATTATCATCTGCCCCTGACCCGGCAACTCGATGCCGGCGTCCGGCAGATCGAGCTCGATATCTTCGCCGATCCGCAGGGCGGGCGCTATGCCGACCCCAAGGGCGAGCAATGGGCGCGCGAAGCGGGAGAAGTCACCGGCTTCGATCGCGCGGCGATGCTGAAGCCGGGCTTCAAGACCTTCCATATTCCCGACGTGGACTATCTCAGCATCTGCGGCGCAACGTTGGTCAAATGTCTGACCGAAGTCGATCGCTGGTCGCGTGGGCACCCCGATCATCTGCCGATCATGATTACGATCAACGCGGCGGACATGCCCTCGAACCGGCCGGGGATCAGCAATCCGCTGCCGCTCGACGATAAGGGGCTGCTCGATGCCCTCGATACAGAGATACGCTCGGTCCTGCCGGGCAAGCGGCTGATTACCCCGGACGACGTGCGCGGTGATGCCGCGACGTTGCGCGATGCAGTGCGCGATCATGGCTGGCCCAGCCTCGATGCGGCACGCGGCCGGATATACATCCTGCTTGATGTCCGCGACGCTGTCTCGAACGCTTATCGCGCCGGTCATCCCTCGCTCGCCGGACGTGCGATGTTCGGCTGGTATCCGGATGACCAGCCGGAATCCGCCATCCAGATCGTCCAGGACCCGCTGGTCGATGGCGCGAAGATACAAAACTGGGTGAAGCAGGGCTTGATCGTTCGTACCCGTACCGATGCCAACACGGTCGAGGCCCGCGCCCATGACCATGCCAAGGCTGAAGCCGCGATGGCGAGTGGTGCGCAGGCGGTCAGCACCGATTATTATCCCGGCGCGCCCGATCCGCTGAAACTCGACTTCAAAGTGACGCTGCCTGACGGAGCCATGGCGCGATGCAGCCCCGTGCGCGTGCCAGCCGCATGCTCGCTGCGTCCATGA